The Bacteroidales bacterium genome includes the window ACATACCGATACATTATTGTTGTTAACGTCAATAAATCCTCCGTTTATTTTTACGGTCGATAATTTTCCATCACTCTCGTACTCTAACTCTCCTTGTGTCAGCGTTGATAGCAACGATGCGTGATTTTCTAATATTGTGAAAGAACCTAATGTTCCAGGAAGGGTTACTTTTGTTACCTCTCCTGAGAATATTATGCCATCGGTCGATATTATTTGGAGTTTCATTGTTGTTATCTCTATTTTTCTGCAGCCTCTTTGAGCATTTTTTCTCCTTTGGCTATTGCTTCATCAATTGTTCCTACATTCAAGAATGCTTGCTCAGGATATTGATCTACCTCTCCTGACAAAATCATCTTAAATCCACGAATTGTTTCTGATAGAGGCACCATTACTCCGGGGAGTCCTGTAAATTGTTCTGCTACGTGGAATGGTTGTGATAAGAAACGTTGTGCTTTACGAGCACGTGCAACTATCAATTTATCCTCCTCTGATAACTCTTCAACACCCATAATTGCTATAACGTCTTGTAAGTCGTTATATTTTTGCAATAGTTGTTTTACGGCTTGTGCTGTATTATAGTGCTCTTCTCCTACTATCAGTGGATCCAATATACGTGATGTTGACTCCAATGGATCTACCGCAGGATAGATTCCTAACTCTGATATTTTACGGCTTAATACTGTTGTTGCATCAAGGAAACTAAATGTTGTTGCTGGTGCAGGGTCGGTAAGGTCATCGGCAGGAACATAGATTGCTTGTACCGATGTGATTGAACCTGATTTTGTTGATGTAATACGCTCTTGCAAGATACCCATCTCTGATGCTAATGTGGGTTGGTATCCTACTGCTGATGGCATACGTCCTAATAGTGCTGATACCTCTGATCCTGCTTGAGTGAAACGGAATATGTTATCAATGAATAGCAACACCTCTTTACCTCCTCCGTCTGAATCGCGGAATTGCTCTGCAACTGTCAATCCTGATAGCGCTACACGAAGACGTGCTCCTGGAGGCTCGTTCATTTGTCCGAACACAAGTGTTGCTTGAGATTTTTGTAACTCATTCATATCAACTTTTGATACGTCCCAGTTACCTTTTTCCATCTCTTTCATGAACTCATCACCATATTTGATTACGCCTGATTCAAGCATCTCACGTAGAAGATCATTTCCTTCACGAGTACGCTCTCCTACTCCGGCAAATACAGAGAATCCATCGTGTCCTTTGGCGATGTTGTTAATCATCTCCATGATAAGCACAGTTTTTCCAACTCCTGCTCCTCCGAACAATCCGATTTTTCCTCCTTTACTATATGGTTCCAATAAGTCAATTAC containing:
- the atpC gene encoding ATP synthase F1 subunit epsilon, which codes for MKLQIISTDGIIFSGEVTKVTLPGTLGSFTILENHASLLSTLTQGELEYESDGKLSTVKINGGFIDVNNNNVSVCIS
- a CDS encoding F0F1 ATP synthase subunit beta, whose amino-acid sequence is MKDEYGYISQVIGPVVDVTFDVEKSELPPIYTALKVERANNTDLLLEVEQHIGENTVRCVAMDTTDGLERGLKVLNMRRPLSMPMGPQVKGRLLNVMGDAIDHLPELSYEETVPIHRPAPKFEDLSISSEFLFTGIKVIDLLEPYSKGGKIGLFGGAGVGKTVLIMEMINNIAKGHDGFSVFAGVGERTREGNDLLREMLESGVIKYGDEFMKEMEKGNWDVSKVDMNELQKSQATLVFGQMNEPPGARLRVALSGLTVAEQFRDSDGGGKEVLLFIDNIFRFTQAGSEVSALLGRMPSAVGYQPTLASEMGILQERITSTKSGSITSVQAIYVPADDLTDPAPATTFSFLDATTVLSRKISELGIYPAVDPLESTSRILDPLIVGEEHYNTAQAVKQLLQKYNDLQDVIAIMGVEELSEEDKLIVARARKAQRFLSQPFHVAEQFTGLPGVMVPLSETIRGFKMILSGEVDQYPEQAFLNVGTIDEAIAKGEKMLKEAAEK